The Anopheles maculipalpis chromosome 3RL, idAnoMacuDA_375_x, whole genome shotgun sequence genomic sequence AGAGTGATGTAAAAATAGTTCAGTAACGTCAAACATTGAATTTTGTGCGCTTATTTTAAGACCGTTCCATCATGATGATTTGCACAAAAATGGGGTGAATTTATGTTTTAGTTAAAAAGAGCAACTCATTGATAATGAACGCGTATCAATCCACGATAAAAACGTGTCTGCCTTGATTGGTGTTTAGCTTCACAATGGACCAGCTTCATGTGCATTCTTTGCCTTCCCTTCTGCCCTGAATCTAACTGCTAATCGTATTAGACAAGGTTGCCTATTTTTGGGAGCTGTTAGATTGATTAGATAACTACTTTCAATAATGATCTTATCGattttagaaaagaaaaacaaattttaaatactaTAGATAATATAAAATGGCCATTTATCTAGACtccttcctcttcctcttctgaCCCGGCACACGTTCCTCCACGCAAACGCTGTTTGGCCACGTGGACAAGTTTTGTATTTGCATCGACCGTCCGAATATAGGACAAAAGCACCCAGGCCACAGGCCATGATGAGCAGCTCTACTACTTTCGCATTCGGAAGTATGTTACAAGGCAAATAgctaacacacacaaaaaatcggGCAACGTTACATCGTGCCATGTCGCGTTTGTGTCGCCGCATGTGCTTTGCGTTCTATTGGCTTTAGGAGTTTTCGCATTGCTTTTCCTAGTTTTGTGCACGCGTTTCCCCATTTGGTATGGTGCCTAATGCAAAGCTGATACGGTCGGGTCGTTTCCGGTgtgtgttttacatttttcattaccGGGTTCGCAGTTTTCCGCCATAGCCGGAGCCGGATATTGCTCCCAATCGATGGAACGAAAATGTCAAAAGGAGAAAGGAGGAGCAACATTTGCTTACGACGTCGATTAGTGTTATTTAAACTGCATTTATTATGCACGATCGATACATAACACAAAACGCTAATCggttacaacaaaaaaaaaaagcttgtttgctttgttgatAATGAaatgagaatttaaaaataaattgatcaaAATAGAATcacaataaaacgaaacaaaattcgCTCATCACCTTTTATGGGCCAGGAAAACTGTATTTTGCGTCTGCACAATTTACGTCCATTCTGGTGCATCGGTGCAAGCGGGATTAAAAATAACCGAATGCGACATAATAACCTTCACCGTAACATTAAACAGGATTAATTACTGTGCTGGTGCCATCCCGGGCATGTGAcggaataataaaataagccGTACGGCAGTGTACAGTCAGACAGGAGAGCAAATTGAAAATTGGAATGTCTTTAGCTATCGCCAATTTTTGGCAAACGATTTGCAGCTGGCAAATTATCAGCGCACACAGGTTGTTTGGTCGATTGGTTCGTTTTGCTATTTGCGCGCTAATGGGTGTTGCGGATCATCGCATTGAGAGCCTCCACTAGTTTTTTTTAGATGTTATTTTCatgataaattgattttgattttactGGACAGACATGGCGCGTAAAGGGCAAATGTTTCGTTCGGAACGTTTCAAGAAAATTGCGTCGTTTATTCTTAATAAAGCATGAAAATAAAGCATTACACTAATTTGATGGTAATAAAATACAAGCTCTAGAATCATTTAAATACACTTGAGCACCAACAGTCTGGCAAAATGCATTCGTTTGAATTATTTCTGTTGCATTTTTCAAGCTTACTCAAAGCATACAGTTCAACATcaccgcacacacaccaaaaaaaggcATAATACAGTGTTCCAGCACCATGGTGCGACCTTCACCGTATTTGCATTGGCCTGTGCGAAGTGCAGTTTAAAATAAACGCATCACAAAACCGGAACGGAAGACCGTCTGTGTGTATCAACCCAGCGAGCGAACGAACAACGTGCGTGCGATGCATTAAATATACGATCCGATATGTGGCAGGCGAATGCGTCCCCGAAGAATGTGCCCATATGCACCATGGTGGGACATTGATAAGACTTTTTCTGCACAAAAGCGGCCTCCTCTACTGACACACTCTGTGTACGAAGTGAGGCGCAGCGTAACTTAAAATTCGAAAGTTTCTAGAACGAACAGAAGGCTGATACGCTGTGGCAAAGGCAGAGGGTTGGTATAAtatatttcttcttttaataAGGCATTGCAATTGCGACTAGTACATTGCGAGGTCGTGACGATCCTCTAATGGCGGTAGGTTTGGACTACTTTTTATCATGCAATATCCAAGAAATATCTAAAGTTTGACTTCAAAGACACATTGCCAAGTTCATGGATACGAACGAAATTGTTAAAAGTATTTACGCATTCTTGGGGAGGATTGTAGGGTTTCATCAGCTGCATTCGTGCcatcttttaatttattttacagccGCATATAACGATCGCTTAGGAGTAAAATTAATCGCTGCAAAGAATTATTTTGGAGTCCCGCCAACCATCACTTGCCAAATAAATATGGTTGAATAACTCTTAGATAGTGTTGGGTAGTAAGCTCGTGAGCTACCGGAAGACCTCATCTCAATAAACTGGGAACTCTGAACGCTCctttctattaaaaaaaaggagctcTTCGCAATCACGAGGTAGATCTTTACACTCTTCAAGCTCTTCGCCATCACAAGGTAGCTCTTCGCCTGATGACATAGACATCACAGGTTTGAGACTTTCTTAGATGGCAGCTATCTGCTAGCAAGTACTGATTTACCCAAGGGTGAAGTAAACATTAGATATTCGGAACTTCGCACAGTGAACAATGATGGCTCagtaccaaacacacacaccatgaAGCATGCTCCAGACCGAGAACTGGTCAATTTTTCATTACCAATTGAACAGCACATATTAAAGCCCTCTAACGAGCCGTAGGAAAATCCTTGACAGTCATAATGCTCAATGTTAAAGCGAATCGATTCCCCTCTAGCGAGGGATTGCGATCAATCAataaatggaatgaaaatgcatttttcccGTCCAGCTCAGCTTGGATGGTTATTATATGATCATAAACCCCAAATTCGTGGCACGGCAGGGCAAGCGGGACAGGCAAAATGATACGCATCGTGAGCACACATTCGATCGCGGAATAAAAGTGAAGATCGCGATCGTCGCTACAAGAAGCGAACCGAAGTGTGTATTGGTAGCTTTAATTATCTCTTCACTATGATGAGGAAGGGAAAGTAAAAATCCTTGAGGAGTTGGTTGTGCTGGTGCTGATGACGTTCCGccaattcgttttgtttgtgagaTAGATTGCAAGAcagaacacaacacaaaaaagccacACAAGAGATGGTGTTCGACGCATGCTGTCAAATGGGTCGAGCCTCCGTTGATTCGGgtttgcagcttttttttttgtctcttcttCTACGGAGTGTGATAATGATGCGTATCACTAAGAGAAGCCTCACGACAGTATCATCTTCTCTGTTGCAATCGTATCAAAGAGACACGTACGACAGTTGCGAGAAGATGAGTGTCAAGACTGAGATTCAGGCGAAACACGCTTATCAGTACGGTGTAATAAAATGTGCTGTTGCTTAATACTTAGGGTATAGGGCTTCTAAGGTAGGGAACTAAAAATAGCGAATTGTGCCTAGTGCCTCGATGATTCTTTACGAATTGCACAATACATCATTAAACGCTTCAAATCAAAGTCAAGGGCTATCGATTACACACGGGGTGGCGTGGTGTGTGATTTAAACAGCACACGTGACGTACTATTATTGTCTACGACCTTGCTAATCTCATCGGCTTAAACATCTCAAGTGTCAAGCCCTTTCCTTTCACCGATCGGAAGCTTCTGGAACATTTCGTTCCTATCGTTATAGGCAGCCGCCGAAATGCTCGTCAATCTCGTACCGCATCTGGTTGGTGAGGTTTAATTTCACCTTTAGCATCGTttcaatttttgctgatttcgATAAATGTTGCCTTTGGCTTCCTATGGCCCCCCCAACACCCCATCATAACACAGCAAAGAATCTCTCAAAATAGTGCCAATTGTGACcgatgttttgatgttttgatgtttcgtGGGGTTCGTTGGTGTTTTTCGGGCGAGCCGAGCGAGGTTTCTTCTTTTGGACGAAAATGCTTTGTCGCTAAAAATAGAAGTAAAAGTTAAGGCACACTCGAGTGCCAAGGGTGGGGAGGCGCACCAATCGAATAGGAGGTTACACGGCCTCGGGCGCGTCGTACAAAATGTGTGTGATTGGATGTACATCCACAGTGGGGACGGCCCTGTTGACACATGCTGCTGCAACTGCAACTTTCTTTCCCGGGATATTTTACTTTGCTGAAAACGTTCACTGACCTTTTGCGAATTAAAGAGGTCTGGAGGGGCGAAACTCCTGTTATCCGAAAATCATTGCGCAATaatgtttttctctctttttcgatGGCCTTCCCATGGCGTGACCATCCGTGGGAGGGCGTGTAATGTTTACATTGGATTGATTTTCCCCAAAAATGTCGCCTTTTTATTCTAAGTGTACCGGGTATGATCGATGTAAATTACCATTATTCCCCTACAGCACCTTGTTTACATTAGCAGGTGTAAATCGGCTGCAGTACTGCACTTTTCCACCTGCAATGCACTATTTACTTTTCTACCAAGAAGGGGCTTACCTTGCTTTTTGAACGCTTCTCTGCTAATCCAAGTACACACTGGAGGGAAAAAATCTGTCTCCTTTCTGCTACGTTTTCTCACGTTGTCCCCGCCTAGATGGTTCGAGGAGGTTATTTGCTTTCGGATGATGGTACACCGTTTTATGAACGATTTCGATTTTCGTGAATTTCGCACCCGAAAAGTACTCGCtttcacacatacgcacacgcgATTCAAATCTCCCACGCTACCAAATCACACGAGCGATTGTTATCGCTATCATGCCGCTAATTAATCGGCAAAAACACGTCGTCGTACGCTTTGCGAGATTAGCGAAGGTTGCAAATATGTTTGACAAACATAAGAAATCATTGATAATTTGTTTCTCCGCCCGTATGTGTGCGTTCGCGATATGCTCAACACTTtactgtgtgtgcgtttgtgggCATGCAAGGGCCTGGACCGTGTACGTCAAATGCAATTCGGAGCTGTATATCATACCGAGTTGATTTCTTCACTTCTTGTACCGCGAATGTTTTGATGTGCGCACAAGTTTTGTCCCTTTCGCTTTGTTTCCGGTGTTCGCTGGAGAACATCGCACGCACActgggtggaaaatgtgttgcCATACGgccaaaaaatcaaaagcgCAAAACATCCATCACACACAACTTTTATGTTGCATACAACTGATCGTACCAATTATAATGgaataagaaaataagaaaacaaaacctgtATACGTTCCCTGTGACGTTTTGATCCGTACGCCTTCCcataaaaataacattccATTGAGCCCGTGGTAATCACAGTCGAAAAGCTAGTGGTAGCCAAATTATTCTCACTTGTTGGTGTTTTCGAACGAAAGACAAAACGCACGGCTTCCAAAAAGAATGATCCATAATCCGGAATAGTGTTCGGGTTCGTTGCATCGAGACGTGTCGCCACAGGTGTATCGCTTTGGTGGTCCTCGGAGATTCCGAGAAGTCCGCATAATGGCATTCCTCTGTCCCGTACGCATACGTCgtgggaaaaagaagaaacgtaAGTATGTTTTGAGCTGTGGAGGTGATCTGTCCCCACCCTTAGGGCGAGCAGATGAATTGTCCCTGGAAAGCGCATTCCCTAAGCCAGGTGAACGGGATTTTTTCGGTGATCGTATCTGATTTAATtgcttcgtgtgtgtgtgtgtgtgtgtgtgtctgtgttctAAATTTCTCTTACGCACAGCGATCGGAAGCGATATCGATAAGGATCTATCGAGCAGCTTAGGGTTGAACCATGGTATGGGCCGTATTACCGGATCGGCCAGCATCGAAACACTCGTGCGGGTCGGAATCGAGAAGGAGCATGGACTCAGCCCGGACAGCAAGATGGTTGTGCTGCACGATTTTACACCCTGCGTGGACGACGAGCTTGAAGTGAAACGGGGCCAAATAGTGAACATACTTTATCGTGAAAATGATTGGGTGTACGTGATCGGGCAGGACACACGGCAGGAGGGTTTCATACCGCACTCGTACTGTGCCCCGTTCAACACGCAGCTGGCCGATCTTGCCATCAAGAAGAAGCTACCACGCGATATTGCCACCATGGGTGCACCGGGCagcggtggaggtggtggtgggggaGGTGGAGGAGGACCAGGTGGTGCGACAGGTGTTGGCCTAGTGGTGGGTGGTGGGCTAGGGAATGGTGTTGGACTAACGGCGGCCGATTTAACCGATGGAATGCCGGATATAAGTATGGACGTGCTGGACGACAGTACAGGACCGGGATTGCTAACGAACGCGCTGAAACACTCGCAGGCGAGTCTCAGCTCGGAGCCCGATTTCTTGCCCTTTGCCAAGGACCCGAGCGGTCGGTACATTGTGCTGTACACGTTTATTGCCCGCGACGAGAACGATGTGTCGGTTGAGCGGGGCGAATTTGTGACCGTGCTGAACCGGGAGGATCCGGAATGGTTTTGGATTGTGCGGAGCGACGGGCAGGAGGGTTTCATACCGTCCGGGTTCGTTTATCCGGCTGAAAACATATTACAGGGCCATGCAgggaaacagcagcagcagcaacagcagcagggcgGTGTAAATAGTATGGGATCGATCGGTAACGACATGAACAGTCTGCAGGCGATGAATGGTGGAGGAATGTCCGTTGGTggacaacatcagcagcagcaacagcaacaggcacaacatcagcagcagtcgcagcaccagcaacaacccGGTATCGGATCAGATGATCTACGGTACCACGGCACGGAGTTGGTCATGCTGTACGATTATAAGGTTGGTATAATGTTACATCCCCTATTGATAAAATTGCTTTAAGCTTTATTTCAACGACCACCTACCCGGGtgtgttatgctttttttcaataacatttaatataaaggACCTATCGACTTGAAACTTTTGTAATGcttagaaaaacattttttctatcaTATAGAGAAAAAGCccaaatttttgtaattttttgaaatataatttgaagtaagttttcaatttttacccCTGTTTTCGTATATTAGGACATATATTATGTACTGGCCTTAATGGTCAGATTTTGCCAATAGAGACGTTTAAAAATAACATCCTAATTCACTTTCTTTTCACTATCGTCAGGCACAAGCACCGGATGATTTAAGCGTGCGGAGAGGCGACTGGATTTATGCGGACCTCAACAACCAAACCGTCGACGGATGGCTTTGGGCTTACGCACCGAAAACCCGCAAATATGGTTTCATTCCCAAAGCATACGCCCGTCCGCCTGCCATGACGAGTCTGTAGAAGTcctgtcgtcgtcgtcgtcccaTTTTCATCCCCCTCCTATATATTGAGTagcttttaaattatttacataaaCCAGCAACAGTGGCCTGTAGGTGTAAGGTTCGGCTGGCCTTCGTTCGATGTGTCAGCCTCTTTCTTCCATGTGGGTATGAATAATTGCTATTATCCACTAATAGATAAGGGTTTCTTTTAGTTCCAGTTCCATTCGTCCCATCTCTCTCTTCCTATCTGTACCAGATGCATAAAAAAAGTCCCTTTAGCGATGCGATTATCTTTAGGATATATTGTAAacctttttaaaatgttttttctgtgtgtgtttttatatcATGCGCAGCTCTAGCTCAAGTCTAATAACTTTATTCGtattaatgtattttttatacaATAAAATGAACGTAAAATGGAAATGGGGAAACACCATTCCCACTCTTCACTCAACCCGTCCCTTGCTCGTTTGTGGTTTATGATTCTTCCGAAGCTTTCAAGCTTTCCGCCATCGCTGTTCGCTTTTGCTTTAGTTGCTCGTACTGCTTTCGGACGGTTTGAATTTCTTCCTTCGTAACGGTGACCGGTACCTGACAATCGGTCTGCTCCTTGCGGATAAATTCCAGCGTTTGCAGCTTCTTTTCCAGGAACTCTAGCTGCTGCGATTCGAGCTGCTTGCGGTACTCTTCCAGCCGCGTTTCTTTGATCTGATCGCAGTGGATGTTTGTCAGCTTGCGCAACGAATCCTTACGGGTGATCCAATGGAAATGCCTGTATTCGGTATTGACAACTTGTTAACTAACGTCTGCATACAGAGCGCCACTCCCTTTTTTGTACTCACGTTGGGTAAGGTTTGTAGACAAGGTCTAGCTTCTCCAGTACGTACTCGAACCGACGATAATCCCAGCGGCGCAAATAGCGAAGGAAGCGCTTCCGTTTATCGATCAGCTCCTTCAGCTGGACCTTCACCACCGACTGGCGCGGGAACTTTTCCATGTAGTCTTGCAGGCTGCGTATTCTTGCCGTCATGAGACCCACTGAAAGGACAGGGTAAAATAGTATGAAACTATCGAACTTTCTAAAGGCACACTACAAAAACGCACATTTCGCCTCCATAGAACCATAGTCGAGATCATGCCGGTACACTCGCCGGACCATATCTTCCttaaagttttccaccatctCGCGGCGCCGATTATGCTCCAGCGTAAACAGATTCCGCACGTGCTCGTTTGCCGTTTCCAGCTCTTTTGATTCACGGTAATCCTTCATCAACTCGTTGCCGGCAAACTGAGGTAGGGCCTGCAGATCACCGGACTTTTGTGGCTTGTAGCATGGTATCTTCTCCGGTCGGACCCATTTGATTTTTAGATCCGATTTCAGTGCGTACGTTCGGATTGCGATTTGTTTAATGGAGGGTACTGTGAGGGTTTTAAGTTTTGCCAGCGCGTTCATGGTAGTTGGTAAATTTCTTGACTATTATTGTTACGAAAGAACACACCGCCGTGCACGACGAGTTTGAGAAggattttgctttatttttctctctgtttacGTTTTGTATGTCACTGGAACAGGGCGAAATGGGACTGTGGGTTGCGTGTGGTACAGTAGGATTTTGAcaattaaatataattaagCCAAAACTTACTTATATTAGAAACaaggaaattatttaaaaaatatgttgtaACATTTAATTTACTAAATAATTGCAAATTCATTGAAATTGACTTGATTtgcaaagtaaaaataaaatcaaaacgtAACTAGTGCTGCCATCTATGCGTCAGCATCAGGACTATAGATAATGTGTAGGGATCTCCCATGATTCGAAGCTCATTTTTGAACCAACCGTTAACGTAATACGAATTAGAATCTATCCTCCTTCTTTTACTATATTCTCCTTTTAAATGGATTTACCCACCATAAATACTTTGGTGATTTGGTTATGGAATTTCaagtttcttctgcttctatCCTTGTGGAGggtttaaaaagattttgaaGGTTAGGTCGTCAGGTGCCATTCTAACGACCTTCTGCGATCATTGTGAACTCATCACTGTATTCTTCGTTATCCTTTTATGCATGGAATGTCATCAGTTTTGGATAGAATGCTTCAATCAGATATGTATTTGAGTGCTGTGATTGTAAATGTTCAAAGGTTCAAGTTCCAATCAAAACTGCTCCGATTGATGGCTCGATGAGATAAGTTGAGCAGACAAGTTCTAATACATGAATATAAAAACAATACTATCTTCAACAATTACTTAAACTATTGAATTTGCAATGCATTTATTATGATAGTATTGAATGTACCTTGAGAAGATCTATGTGTGATCTTACATGCCAAGATAAACGATCAAATGTTGACTTTCTGTTGCGGATGTTCTTGAAATGATAGGGGTTACGGATTTCCCGTAGTTGATATCAAACTTGAGAGGCAAAATTGTTTAAAGAACAATTTAAAGCAGCTGTGATATGATATCAAACTACGTAAGCAGATGAGTCATAATAGTGCTACTAGAACTATGAAAGTGCCAACGATAACAACTACAAAAACATACAGAATGGAATGTAGAGTCTATGTCTGTACATCCGGGAAACGATCATTCCATCAtttgttgtggatgttgtgcgaaaagaaaagatcaAAACAGGTTTTTTGGTAGACTTATTTTTAGCtgaaaaactatcaaaaaagCTTAACCACTGTAATAAGAACAGAGATAAGGTATCGAAAGGAAGAGAGAATGAGAtgaaagaagaataagaagttATAAAGATTTCAAGCAAATCCAATTCGCTACGCATTG encodes the following:
- the LOC126562774 gene encoding 28S ribosomal protein S15, mitochondrial translates to MNALAKLKTLTVPSIKQIAIRTYALKSDLKIKWVRPEKIPCYKPQKSGDLQALPQFAGNELMKDYRESKELETANEHVRNLFTLEHNRRREMVENFKEDMVRRVYRHDLDYGSMEAKLGLMTARIRSLQDYMEKFPRQSVVKVQLKELIDKRKRFLRYLRRWDYRRFEYVLEKLDLVYKPYPTHFHWITRKDSLRKLTNIHCDQIKETRLEEYRKQLESQQLEFLEKKLQTLEFIRKEQTDCQVPVTVTKEEIQTVRKQYEQLKQKRTAMAESLKASEES
- the LOC126562322 gene encoding SH3 domain-containing protein Dlish, with amino-acid sequence MAFLCPVRIRRGKKKKPIGSDIDKDLSSSLGLNHGMGRITGSASIETLVRVGIEKEHGLSPDSKMVVLHDFTPCVDDELEVKRGQIVNILYRENDWVYVIGQDTRQEGFIPHSYCAPFNTQLADLAIKKKLPRDIATMGAPGSGGGGGGGGGGGPGGATGVGLVVGGGLGNGVGLTAADLTDGMPDISMDVLDDSTGPGLLTNALKHSQASLSSEPDFLPFAKDPSGRYIVLYTFIARDENDVSVERGEFVTVLNREDPEWFWIVRSDGQEGFIPSGFVYPAENILQGHAGKQQQQQQQQGGVNSMGSIGNDMNSLQAMNGGGMSVGGQHQQQQQQQAQHQQQSQHQQQPGIGSDDLRYHGTELVMLYDYKAQAPDDLSVRRGDWIYADLNNQTVDGWLWAYAPKTRKYGFIPKAYARPPAMTSL